Part of the Tenebrio molitor chromosome 4, icTenMoli1.1, whole genome shotgun sequence genome, tgttaatttcGCATTTCTTCGGgtatttgtctgattttttccATACAAAAACCGTATATTGAAAGTGTTTGAGATGACAGATCGgttactaaaaaatcaaacacaAAGTCCCTAAATACGGACGGCACCAATCcaccattttaaattttaaattatgtattttgaagTAAATAGACTAACTAGAGatataaaacattttgaatattGTTTATCGCATTGTCCACTATCTCGACCTAAATTTTCAGCTTGCAGCAACCTGCTGCTGAAATTTTCCGACGAATTACTGGCGGGTTCTTCGAGAGACGGCCTGAAAAAATTCTGTCGTAATTTCGAATCAAAACGACTCTAATAAGTACTTACGTGAACACAAAATGTACGATTTTTTCCAGAAGGTTCTCAGCGTGTTCTAAATGCATCGGATATTCAGAAATCTCGCATATTAAACGATACAAACACTGTTCACCATTTAATccaaaactgaaaacaaatcctctctatttgttattaaaacttTTGTTATTACCTGTTTAAAAAACGAattatatatttataaaacatCTCCCGGTTCAGGTCGAAGTCTCCGCTGGCTTTAGCTTGAATAATTTTCGGTTGAAAATTTGTGATGTTGTAAGGCAAGTCATAATTTACTTGCAAACACATACTCAAATTAATTGATCTTCTCGGAAGGATTAAAGGAGCTGATATGCCATAAGTGAACTGGAGCACAAAATACGAATAGGTGAGGCTCAAGTGAATCGATTTCTACTCACCTGCAAGACAGTGGCTCGCGGGAATAATAAAGATCGTTTGGTGATTGAATGATTCGTTTGAGAGAACGAATTgactaataaatttaatacaataattaaaaacagcTTCATTATGTCTTTAATTGTCAATAGAGATAGGTATGAAACAACAATGTGGTGACGTGACTTATAATAGGTAATAATAAAGTCAACATTTAATAGATTGTGCCTACTGTTATTACTTCATACGGTATAACGACCCCTCTGTGTTTGCACAAATAATTAACAGCGGATCTCTTTCTGCAGAGTTGTTATTCTGCACTTATTTACCTAACAGTCTCATGGTGCTCTTAGTGTCTGCACCTCTAGGCTTTTGCGAACGCCCAAGCACACAAAGACGTCCATCTGATGAACGCTGAGCTCAAAACGAATTTATTTTGCCCCCGATGAGTCCCCAAACTAGTCAGAAGATAAAGAAACATGCAAAAATTATTGCAGCCACTCGGCTGGCGCCAGTTTAGGTACTTGTTTGGCGACACTCACTTGGCACCACTAATCATTGCGCCAGTAAAATAAGAAGCCAGTGGCGCCAGTGTTTTCTGCTCGACTAAACTCTGCCGAGTTCGAGAAAGTGTAGCAAAAACGCGAGGCACGAGTCGtgattttaatacaaaattaattaattcgagGTGGAAAATGAGGTGATAAAAAAGGAGTGAAAAGAAGAGTTGAATGGTGATTTTCCGTTTGAGTTCTAGAATTATGGCAACTTGTCAAAAACGGAATTATCAACAGTGTGACCAACatttgtattgccaacttatgaaaaaaaagtcacaatcttTTACGGTCACTTGGTTTTATCTGTCTCCGTCAAACAGTATCAGAAATTAggaaattatttactttttatttattagctacttatttacaattttattgccaactagTTTAGTACAAAGTGACTAACCAACTACCTTGACAGTTAgctatgttaaaaaaataatatcacTAACAATAAGTTTTCTTGTTCTTCAATTGAAAAACAGTGCCGAAAGTATCCACCAGAGAAGTCTGATCATCAAATACGCTATCAATAATTTTACAACTTGATGCAACCAGTACAACTTCTTCCACTTCATCCGCGCCTCCTTGAGAGTTTCTTCGGGATCTTGTAgtaaataaattctaatcCCCAGTAGGTACGATTTGAAGAATAAATTCCAGTCGAGCTTCTTCAAGCTGCAGAAGAAGATCTTTCGGTCTTTCTTGTCCATTCGCTGGATCATCTCGTTCAACCAGTTTGAGTTGAAAGTCCAGCTCTTGGTGGAGAAGTAGGAAATGACGTTGCTAAACTTGTGGATTTTTTTGTAGACGCGTAACATTCTAGAAAAAGAGTGTCATGCGAAGATTGATCGAGAAGAGGACTTACTTGGGTGATTTCCCCATGCACAATAAAGCGCCATCTACCAAGATCGCCGGTAAGTAGTGAAGAAACAAGATGGCTAGCAGATAGACGGGGTAGTGGGTGTACAGCCTGAAGCAGTAGTACCAAACAGCTTTGACGCTGGGGCTCGACATGCCGTAAGAAGCCGACAACATCATGAACCGCCCCCAGTTGATGGGCTGGTCGTTGCTCGACTCGTAGTGGCAAACAGgaatttcatatttgatgTTGTTCTGCTTGGCGGCGTCGTAGTGGACGGCGACGTCCCAAGCCATCGCTATCATGGAGTTCACGCACATGTCAACGGGGACGATGTTGGCGCTGACGCTGCTGTTGGCGTGCAAGGCTCTCAGGATTCCCACCCCCGCCCCGGCACACACCCCCGTCGGTCCGTACAGATTGTTGATCCAAGCCTCGTTCGGTTCTTGGTAGGTTGACACCACTAACAAAACAGTCAGAATTGAACCCTCGCTGTTGTCACTCTTACTCACCAATAGACGGTCGGAAGAGTCCCAGCGGCAGGTCGGATCCGTCTTGGC contains:
- the LOC138128817 gene encoding fatty acyl-CoA reductase wat-like; this translates as MTNIETSLTPIQKFYSGCSVFVTGGTGFLGTILIEKLLRSCSDLSTIYVLARNKKGKNLQSRIDELFDQSIFDRLKEEFPKFRHKVVAIGGDCGLPDLGISLQDRQMLINEVSIIFHAAATVRFDEKLKTAIAINVRGPQEILKMAHEMPHLKSFIHVSTAYSNVLNNTIDECFYPSPVDAKKLILLGETMSESVLDNLTPTILDKWPNTYTYTKCVAEDVVRQDGSDLPLGLFRPSIVVSTYQEPNEAWINNLYGPTGVCAGAGVGILRALHANSSVSANIVPVDMCVNSMIAMAWDVAVHYDAAKQNNIKYEIPVCHYESSNDQPINWGRFMMLSASYGMSSPSVKAVWYYCFRLYTHYPVYLLAILFLHYLPAILVDGALLCMGKSPKMLRVYKKIHKFSNVISYFSTKSWTFNSNWLNEMIQRMDKKDRKIFFCSLKKLDWNLFFKSYLLGIRIYLLQDPEETLKEARMKWKKLYWLHQVVKLLIAYLMIRLLWWILSALFFN
- the LOC138128821 gene encoding uncharacterized protein; this translates as MKLFLIIVLNLLVNSFSQTNHSITKRSLLFPRATVLQFTYGISAPLILPRRSINLSMCLQVNYDLPYNITNFQPKIIQAKASGDFDLNREMFYKYIIRFLNSFGLNGEQCLYRLICEISEYPMHLEHAENLLEKIVHFVFTPSLEEPASNSSENFSSRLLQAENLGRDSGQCDKQYSKCFISLVSLFTSKYII